In the Anomalospiza imberbis isolate Cuckoo-Finch-1a 21T00152 chromosome 3, ASM3175350v1, whole genome shotgun sequence genome, GCTGGAGCTCCACAAAGTCAAGTTGGTAAGTAGGTTAATTGATGTCTGTTGAGGGCTTGGAAATCTTTACAGATTTTTTCATTATCTTTGAAATGTGGGTTTTTATACAATAGTGGGAGCAAACAACAGTGATAGGTAACTTTTGCTTAAGCAGATTTCCTCATATTTTTGCAGTTTAATGTTAGATTGCTGTTGAACAATAAAACAGGAATTCACTGAATTTTTATCTTTCCATTGCCAGTTATGTTGGAAGCAACTGCTGAGAACATCTTGCAGCAAGACTTCTGCCATGCCATCAAAGTGGGGGTGAAGCAGACCCAGCAGATCATCCAGGGTATTCAGCAGCTGGTGAAGGAGCAGGGTGTGGTCAAGAGAACTgtccagaaattatttattgCTCCTGAAGAGATTGTGGAACTTGCAAAGAAGTAAGTTCAGAACAAATAATGCAGATGTAGGAAGGTTTATGAGTCTGGTACTTTCACCAAATACTTTTCAAATATTTAGTCCTCAAAAAACCTCCTAATCATAGAAGTGTTTTTTAAGCTGatttcaaaaattcttccttttctccctaAAGACTTGCTTCTAACAAGATCTATGCAGTGTTCACAGATTCAAGCCATGATAAAGTAAGTAATCAATCatgatataattattttttgaattaaaatcatAATGAAATTGTAGTAGGATTGAGTTCTTTAagatttttaagtttttttcctttttaaggaaagactgggtgtgccatggtctggttgacaaggtggtgatcataggttggacttgatgatgtcaggggtcttttccaacctcagtgacaCTGTAATTCAACCTTGTCTCCTTCCCTGCATGTatttgtaataataataataaattctCTAAGTTCTTAACCTGACCAGAATATTTGCTTGTATTATGTGGAGGTGGAGACTCCCTTTTCCCAAGGAGTGACATGAAAAGGATGAGGGGGAAATGGGTGCAGGTTACTCCTGAAAGGTTCTGGTTGGGCACAATAGCAATGTTCTCCTTGGGAAAAATTATCAGTCACTGGGATaatctccccagggaagtggtggacTGCCCAATGTGAGACATTTTTAGAATTCAGATGGGGAGGGTGCTGGGCCATCTTGTCTAGACTGCTTTTGCCAAGAAAGGTTGGACCACACAACCCttgaggtctcttccagcctcatTATTGGTTTTTGAATTTGTGTGACAGTTCTGTTTTATTCCTTAAATTTTTGCAGATCTTTAAACCAAACAGCCCCGAAGCTCTGTTGTTCTGCCCTGTAGAGTTAACTGGTTGCAAATCCTGTGTTCTAGATTTCGAGAGATGAGGCGATCAACAAAATAAGGCTTGAAACAGAAGAACAGCTGAAAGGTATTATTTTTAGTTAATATTTTGAGAATGCTTCAATGGAGGTAGCACTGCTTGGAGTTAGAGTATCCTCTTTGTTGGAAGCTATTTTAGTAAAAGttctataaaattaatttcccaaCTTcagatgaaattttttttctataccCAGAGAAATTTCCGGAGGCTGAGCCTTACGAAATCATGGAATCTTTCAATGTGGTTTCAAAGGATATTTTTAGAAATCTAGTGCTAAATGAATATAGAAGGTGGGTGTATCAAACTCCTACTGATAATATTTCTGTCAACTTTTAATCCAAGACTATATTTTATCTGATCTCTTAATTTCTCTTTGTCATTAGGTGTGATGGGAGAGATTTGACTTCCCTCAGAGACATTAAATGTGAAGTGAACATGTTCAGAATGCTTCATGGATCAGCCTTATTTCAAAGAGGTCAAACACAGGTAGTGTCACTTAAACATCAGAAATGATCAATGAATTATCAAAAGCTGAAAGATTTGGGTCTTTCATTTAAATgccaggttttctttttcttcacatttAAATAGTAATAAGCAGAAGTGATGTGTAGGTTGGTAAGTACATTGGTGTGTAGGGCACCGCTAAATTGGGCACATCATGAGAAATCTTTTAAAAGCAACTTCATATGCAACCTGAACCAAATAGGGAAATTTTACCCAAAAAAAATGCAATCATGAGAGGATTTTTGTGTCTTCTTTGCCAGAAGTGTCAGCTGTTGGGTGGATTGAATTAAGATTGTACTCGAGATTTGGTCTTCTGTACTTTTATAGCTCCTTTTGCTAGAAGACTGTCAGCCATTGATCTGACTTCTTATTACACCGACTTAGGATGGCAGTTGCAGACAGTGATTTACTCCTCAGTTTTGTCCCCTTTTATCCCACTAAAAATAACACCCACTGCAAGTCCGTGTGGGAAACGGGCACAAACATCATtgtggctgcagctggccctgtCTCTTAAATGTTTCTTAGGGAGCAAACTGCTCTTGGCTCCTACTTAAGGAGCattaaattagtatttttaaataggGTTGCTTGTAAGGATGATGTGATCTTTACAGATTAGGAGTAAGTTTGTGTGATGGAGAGAAAAAGGTTCTACAAGTGGTAGCTGATGGCATCTCATTTGCTGCTGAACATGTTCTTTTTGATTCTTCATAAACAGTAACATTTGTGAAGGCTGGGAGGGcttaagtggtttttttttttaattttagctcatttttattttaggttCTGTGTACAGTTACATTTGACTCTCTGGAATCGAGTGTAAAGTCAGACGTTATCTCCACAGCAGTGAGGTATGTATGTCTTGGTGCTTTGGCAGTAGTAACAAGAGGGTGAGCATTTAAGCACATTTGATAAAATTCCCTTGAACTTCCATGTAGATACTTTTTAGGACGGAAAAATGTGTAAAATTAGACTTTGCAGTGGCCTGTTTTCCAGAGATCATGGCAGTGAGTTTGTGTTAGGGTGACATTAATTCCAGAGCACACATTTGAAACTGGAGAGTGTTACAAGTAATATCCAGTCTGGTTtaggtatttaaaatatttgtggaaAATTTACTTTAGGATGTAGCAAGCTGGTCCTTGTGCTTTGAACACTTTATTGCTGAAGTGAAATTCATTCCCTTTAAAGCCACACTTCAGTGATGTCACCCCAGTGATTTCATCCCAGTGTGGGagcttttacattttaatgtctcAGCTTTACTGTAGCTAAATCTTTGTAACCCCAGAAGAGTTTGTCCATATTCTCTAATTTTGGTAACTGTGGGTAATCAGCAAATGTATTGATTTGCTGGTTTTAGCTGGGTCCATTTGTAAGAATAACAATATTGGTTTGAATTACCTGTTGTGTGTAAAACATGTTTGGTTGCTCCTGTTTTGACATGGTCTTGTTTTTAATTAATAGTGGAATTAAAGATAAAAACTTCATGCTGCATTATGAGGTGAGACTTTTCCTGTGTTACAGCTTTCTGCGTGATTCAGAAAAGGGTTTCATGTCTTGCTTTTAAAGGTGCAGTTGATCACTTCCAAGGTTATAGGTTAACTCTAGATTTGCTAAAACGTATTTATGCTAATTCATGCATGAATTTATATGAGCAGAAGTGCTAGTTTCCTGAAAAGCAGTAGGTAATTTGTAAATTGGCATTGTATACAGGCTTTTAAATGCCATAACATGAGGTGAGCTCCTTCAGAACAGGTTCTTACTGAAAGCAGGATTAACCTGTGctattatttttagtaaactcTAATAATATGTTCAGCTGACGTGGCACAGCAATAGTAAATAGGTGCTTTTACATCTTGGATCTCTCTCAACCTTTGGAGCTTGCCCAAAGTATTTGCTACAGGCAGATCTTGTTCCATTATCTCTGTGGCAGAAATAACATTTCTGCTAGGCTGTTTGACAAGTTTCTTTGGAGGAAGCCTCTTGTGTTCTCTCTTAGCTACCTTGCTACTGCTTTATTCTTTTGTCCTGTGGAAGTAAAACATTTACTAAACATTATCCAAACTGATCCTGGTTTGCAAACCAAGTGACTGATAGAAGTCATGTGGTGgtttgattattttattttttatgtataTTTATCTTGAGATGCACCAACacttgaaagatttttttttttttaagtgtatgTTTTAAAACGGAAAGGAAAGGCAGGTTAATTTTCTCTGTAcgcatttttttccttcacagttTCCACCTTATGCAACCAATGAGATTGGCAAAGTTACTGggatgaacagaagagagctTGGACATGGTAAGTCCAGACTAGAGAAATCCCATGCTGAAAGTTCCAATATTTTATCTGGTTTTTATTGATGGATCACTTAgtggttgttttgggttttttttaaacaggtgCACTGGCAGAACGAGCTTTGAAACCAGTTATACCCCAGGATTTCCCATTCACAATCCGAGTTACTTCTGAAGTCTTAGAATCAAATGGTATTaggattttcttgtttttaaccTGGTGCTGGAGACTAAATTTGGTTCTTAAAAAGCTTTGTTTTGACAAACTTGATTTATAGGCATGCTAAATAATAGATTCCAGTTTAAATGTTCTTAGTAACTATTACCTGaaatgcttaaaataaaaagcatgttCATGAAGAATGGACCTTTCTTGGTTTAATAAAATGGtatttggggacatttttatGTTACAGGATGAGGAAAATAACCTACccatttttcagtgtttaattcctgtttttttcctgtattccAACTCCAGGGTCTTCCTCAATGGCTTCTGCATGCGGTGGAAGTTTAGCATTAATGGATGCAGGTACAAAATAAGGCACTTACAAGGATAAACTGCACGTGGTAATGTGCTACAGGATCTGGAAATGACCAAAGACTtcaaaaatgggtttttttgccaCTTCTAGGGGTTCCAGTGTCAAATGCAGTGGCAGGTGTAGCCATAGGCCTCGTTACCAAGTGCAGTCAGGGAAAAGGGGATATCGAGGACTATCGCTTGCTGACAGACATCCTGGTGAGTGCTCCTCACATTGTTATTGTTGAAAATAGTGTATATTTTCAGCTTACTGCTGGAAAATACCTCTTGTGGCCGCCTTCTGTAACCTTCTACCCAGTCAATTCTGGAACATCACTCCTGGAAAAATTAGTTGCATCTTTTGTTTCATGTCAAAAATTCCTCcctcattttgaaaaaaaattgtatgaaATGTCCAGTCatgtttcttatttttcatgtttttagtTATTTAAGCATTCATAAGCTTTCTCATTCCAATTAATTTTGTCTTTCCTCATGagagaaaaagataaataatttaCTGAAAGACTGTACATATTGGGTGGAAATTGAGCACTTGGAAGAGTGGCTGGGGAGGAAAATGTGCAGCCACTAAAAGTACAAGATCAGCTGTGGATCAGAAACTTGTCCACAAAAGCTCTTGATTTCCAAGGAGAGAAAGGAACAGTGTTAATCCTGAACAGCAAAATAAAGCTGAAGAAAACTTTGAAGTctcaaaagtaatttctttgtACTTTTGATATAGTGGGAGAAAATTACTTCAACTTGGTTTTGTCTGTGTGTGGTGGCAGGGAATTGAAGATTACTATGGAGATATGGATTTCAAGATGGCAGGCACCAATAAAGGGATAACAGCACTGCAGGTATTGTGACATGAAATTTTCCTCAAGTGAAACTCAGGGAGAGTATTAGAGGAGCTTTCCTGACATGTTGATGGCACTTTATTCTTCTCATGTCAGGTTGATCTAAAGCTGCCAGGAATACCAATAAAAATTGTGGTGGAAGCTATTCAGCAAGCTACAGGTAGGTCTGTTCTTGGATTTACAGCCGTTTTATTCTATTAAATGATTAATGGAATTAAGTTGTATGAAACTAAACAAtaaactatttatttttcattctcatTGTGGAAAAAAACAAGCCTTCTATCTTTATGGAATGGGTTTGGCTTAATCAATAAGCTCCAAACGAATTTGAAAGTAATTTCAGCCATTACATGATTTGGACTAACACACGTTACGTGACTTTGTTTAAATTCAGCAGGATAAAGTtacaaaaataacagcaaacTTCCTCTCGTTTCACATAAATTCAGCTATATTTACAAGTGAAACTTGCTGCCATCTGTATTTTGACATGTGCAGCTAAAATATTCTTGAAGCACATGAGAAAATGAAGCTATGTGCTTTAATAAGGGTTTAATGAGTTGGAAAACTTTCAGCCTGGCATTCCTCAGCTAGGCAGGAGACAGGTTTTGACAAGGAATGTTTTTCTACTGTATAACAAAAActtcatatatttattttaataatgtacagaattactgattttttttattattattccctCTAGCTGCAAAGAGGGAGATTTTACAAATTATGAACCAAACACTGGCAAAACCCAGACCTAACAGAAAAGAAAGTGGACCAGTTGTAGGTAATGTTATTGTGTGAATTCATAGCTTTCATAATTACCTTTTAAACAATAAACTTCTgcttaaaataccttttttttttttaatgattgaTTGTTATATATTTTTGCCCTTGCCCTGTGGGGATAATTTGTGAAGGggtttttggttattttttattttggggggatttttatTGCCACATGGGGCAGCACTCCTATTTCAGTGTACACCAGAAAACACTACTAGAATTCAAGTGAAGTTACGTGAAGCTCTCACAAAATGAGAATTGATAAAGATGAGGGTATCAGTGTGGCTTAAGGTAATTTACAGTTGTCAGAGTGTATTCTGTGTCTTCATTTATTTCAGTTCTTACCTGTAAATACATCCCTGTTCAGCAAATACCACAGGTAGCTGTAAGAGATTAAAAGCTGAAGGAATGTGCCCTTTCGTGTGATAGCTTTCAAGATGATTATATTTAGCACTTCAAAGGATTTCTAAATGTTCTTTCAGAAACTATCCACGTTCCATTATCAAAAAGATTAAGATTTGTTGGTCCTGGGGCTTACAATTTGAAAAAACTTCAAGCACAGACTGGTGAGACATTCTTGATTCCTGTGATAATTTATCCTCACGTGTTCCCTTTGTTTCAGACTTGTATGTTGAACTGTTTCAATGCTCAGTgcaaactgaaaatgaaaaaattctgCTATCTGTAGAGCACAGGTGGATGCTCTGCTTTGTACCTCAAACTCTTAATGCTGTGGTGAACTTGATTAATGCTTCTCAGGGGATTGGggtggagaaaaggaggaaaaatcctGTTTCCCTTTGGTTGTAAGCCTGTCTGGTCTGGCCACAGCACTCTAGAAGGGCAAAGAATTGTACCATTCTGCTCCAAAACACTTTCATTTCCCTCAGCTATTAATGCAAGTATTATTAAAAATCTCTGGGAAATTGATTCATAACCCTCAACATTttattcaggattttttttcctgcctctgaaggattgtaaaaataattttgtgttcTTTTATGGCCCACAAGTTTATCAAGGTATTTGCAAGGAGGTGCAGTTGTTCAATGCCTAAATTGAACAAGATGAAATAATGATTAGAAGTCTGAGGTCTTAATGAGTGTGCAAAACCATTCTGCTCTGAGCAAGTCTTTACTGAGTGTGACTTTTCTGCAATGTGCCCCTGACTGCTGTCATGAATCCCCTTTTTCAGGCGTGACTGTAAGTCAGCTGGATGAAGAGACATATTCTGTGTTTGCCCCCACGCCGGGGGCAATGCACGAAGCCAGGGAATTCATTGGGGAAATCTGCAGAGATGATGTAAGGACAGACTTCTGCCTTAAACTTCTTCAGTTTGCTCTTTGTGATTTCATGTCTtactggtttcttttttttttcttctacagcAAGAAGTTAATTTGGAATTTGGGGCGATTTACACAGCCACAATTACTGAAATAAGGTATAAAGAGTGCTTTGGAGTTGAAATTAACTTATTTACCTAGCTGTATTCCTGATACTTAATTATGATGTAAAATAATCATTGTATTTTTAGGAGTGCCAAACTTAGATTGGGGATATTGGCACCTGCATAATTTCTGATACTTTTTCTggtgaaattattttgtttcctgaTAAAGCTGgcttttttgctgtttgtttagTATTTAGAATGCCTCTAAATTATAAAACTTAAAgcctttttcattttt is a window encoding:
- the PNPT1 gene encoding polyribonucleotide nucleotidyltransferase 1, mitochondrial isoform X3, with product MGCLTWAWWDGWNTTGNLSWNSCRKMELSSGKLAKFADGSAVVQLGDTAVMVTAVSKTKPSPSQFMPLVVDYRQKAAAAGRIPTNYLRRELGSTDKEILTSRVIDRSIRPLFPAGYFYDTQILCNLLAVDGVNDPDILAINGASAALALSDIPWNGPIGAVRVGLVDGETVINPTRKEMASSALNLVVAGAPQSQVVMLEATAENILQQDFCHAIKVGVKQTQQIIQGIQQLVKEQGVVKRTVQKLFIAPEEIVELAKKLASNKIYAVFTDSSHDKISRDEAINKIRLETEEQLKEKFPEAEPYEIMESFNVVSKDIFRNLVLNEYRRCDGRDLTSLRDIKCEVNMFRMLHGSALFQRGQTQVLCTVTFDSLESSVKSDVISTAVSGIKDKNFMLHYEFPPYATNEIGKVTGMNRRELGHGALAERALKPVIPQDFPFTIRVTSEVLESNGSSSMASACGGSLALMDAGVPVSNAVAGVAIGLVTKCSQGKGDIEDYRLLTDILGIEDYYGDMDFKMAGTNKGITALQVDLKLPGIPIKIVVEAIQQATAAKREILQIMNQTLAKPRPNRKESGPVVETIHVPLSKRLRFVGPGAYNLKKLQAQTGVTVSQLDEETYSVFAPTPGAMHEAREFIGEICRDDQEVNLEFGAIYTATITEIRDSGVMVKLYPNMTPVLLHISQLDQRKIKHPSALGLEVGQEIQVKYFGRDPTDGRMRLSRKILQSPATSTLKTLTEKNSIVLGGAVPQTSTSSQKKGVIVDENTSDLC
- the PNPT1 gene encoding polyribonucleotide nucleotidyltransferase 1, mitochondrial isoform X4, which codes for MVTAVSKTKPSPSQFMPLVVDYRQKAAAAGRIPTNYLRRELGSTDKEILTSRVIDRSIRPLFPAGYFYDTQILCNLLAVDGVNDPDILAINGASAALALSDIPWNGPIGAVRVGLVDGETVINPTRKEMASSALNLVVAGAPQSQVVMLEATAENILQQDFCHAIKVGVKQTQQIIQGIQQLVKEQGVVKRTVQKLFIAPEEIVELAKKLASNKIYAVFTDSSHDKISRDEAINKIRLETEEQLKEKFPEAEPYEIMESFNVVSKDIFRNLVLNEYRRCDGRDLTSLRDIKCEVNMFRMLHGSALFQRGQTQVLCTVTFDSLESSVKSDVISTAVSGIKDKNFMLHYEFPPYATNEIGKVTGMNRRELGHGALAERALKPVIPQDFPFTIRVTSEVLESNGSSSMASACGGSLALMDAGVPVSNAVAGVAIGLVTKCSQGKGDIEDYRLLTDILGIEDYYGDMDFKMAGTNKGITALQVDLKLPGIPIKIVVEAIQQATAAKREILQIMNQTLAKPRPNRKESGPVVETIHVPLSKRLRFVGPGAYNLKKLQAQTGVTVSQLDEETYSVFAPTPGAMHEAREFIGEICRDDQEVNLEFGAIYTATITEIRDSGVMVKLYPNMTPVLLHISQLDQRKIKHPSALGLEVGQEIQVKYFGRDPTDGRMRLSRKILQSPATSTLKTLTEKNSIVLGGAVPQTSTSSQKKGVIVDENTSDLC
- the PNPT1 gene encoding polyribonucleotide nucleotidyltransferase 1, mitochondrial isoform X2 — translated: MAAATSCGRAALGALSRDGGGAAARWRRVLPPGRPVLPPGRPALPWVPARGAAAGPKPGRAVTVEVGGRKMELSSGKLAKFADGSAVVQLGDTAVMVTAVSKTKPSPSQFMPLVVDYRQKAAAAGRIPTNYLRRELGSTDKEILTSRVIDRSIRPLFPAGYFYDTQILCNLLAVDGVNDPDILAINGASAALALSDIPWNGPIGAVRVGLVDGETVINPTRKEMASSALNLVVAGAPQSQVVMLEATAENILQQDFCHAIKVGVKQTQQIIQGIQQLVKEQGVVKRTVQKLFIAPEEIVELAKKLASNKIYAVFTDSSHDKISRDEAINKIRLETEEQLKEKFPEAEPYEIMESFNVVSKDIFRNLVLNEYRRCDGRDLTSLRDIKCEVNMFRMLHGSALFQRGQTQVLCTVTFDSLESSVKSDVISTAVSGIKDKNFMLHYEFPPYATNEIGKVTGMNRRELGHGALAERALKPVIPQDFPFTIRVTSEVLESNGSSSMASACGGSLALMDAGVPVSNAVAGVAIGLVTKCSQGKGDIEDYRLLTDILGIEDYYGDMDFKMAGTNKGITALQVDLKLPGIPIKIVVEAIQQATAAKREILQIMNQTLAKPRPNRKESGPVVETIHVPLSKRLRFVGPGAYNLKKLQAQTGVTVSQLDEETYSVFAPTPGAMHEAREFIGEICRDDQEVNLEFGAIYTATITEIRDSGVMVKLYPNMTPVLLHISQLDQRKIKHPSALGLEVGQEIQVKYFGRDPTDGRMRLSRKILQSPATSTLKTLTEKNSIVLGGAVPQTSTSSQ
- the PNPT1 gene encoding polyribonucleotide nucleotidyltransferase 1, mitochondrial isoform X1, yielding MAAATSCGRAALGALSRDGGGAAARWRRVLPPGRPVLPPGRPALPWVPARGAAAGPKPGRAVTVEVGGRKMELSSGKLAKFADGSAVVQLGDTAVMVTAVSKTKPSPSQFMPLVVDYRQKAAAAGRIPTNYLRRELGSTDKEILTSRVIDRSIRPLFPAGYFYDTQILCNLLAVDGVNDPDILAINGASAALALSDIPWNGPIGAVRVGLVDGETVINPTRKEMASSALNLVVAGAPQSQVVMLEATAENILQQDFCHAIKVGVKQTQQIIQGIQQLVKEQGVVKRTVQKLFIAPEEIVELAKKLASNKIYAVFTDSSHDKISRDEAINKIRLETEEQLKEKFPEAEPYEIMESFNVVSKDIFRNLVLNEYRRCDGRDLTSLRDIKCEVNMFRMLHGSALFQRGQTQVLCTVTFDSLESSVKSDVISTAVSGIKDKNFMLHYEFPPYATNEIGKVTGMNRRELGHGALAERALKPVIPQDFPFTIRVTSEVLESNGSSSMASACGGSLALMDAGVPVSNAVAGVAIGLVTKCSQGKGDIEDYRLLTDILGIEDYYGDMDFKMAGTNKGITALQVDLKLPGIPIKIVVEAIQQATAAKREILQIMNQTLAKPRPNRKESGPVVETIHVPLSKRLRFVGPGAYNLKKLQAQTGVTVSQLDEETYSVFAPTPGAMHEAREFIGEICRDDQEVNLEFGAIYTATITEIRDSGVMVKLYPNMTPVLLHISQLDQRKIKHPSALGLEVGQEIQVKYFGRDPTDGRMRLSRKILQSPATSTLKTLTEKNSIVLGGAVPQTSTSSQKKGVIVDENTSDLC
- the PNPT1 gene encoding polyribonucleotide nucleotidyltransferase 1, mitochondrial isoform X5 produces the protein MAAATSCGRAALGALSRDGGGAAARWRRVLPPGRPVLPPGRPALPWVPARGAAAGPKPGRAVTVEVGGRKMELSSGKLAKFADGSAVVQLGDTAVMVTAVSKTKPSPSQFMPLVVDYRQKAAAAGRIPTNYLRRELGSTDKEILTSRVIDRSIRPLFPAGYFYDTQILCNLLAVDGVNDPDILAINGASAALALSDIPWNGPIGAVRVGLVDGETVINPTRKEMASSALNLVVAGAPQSQVVMLEATAENILQQDFCHAIKVGVKQTQQIIQGIQQLVKEQGVVKRTVQKLFIAPEEIVELAKKLASNKIYAVFTDSSHDKISRDEAINKIRLETEEQLKEKFPEAEPYEIMESFNVVSKDIFRNLVLNEYRRCDGRDLTSLRDIKCEVNMFRMLHGSALFQRGQTQVLCTVTFDSLESSVKSDVISTAVSGIKDKNFMLHYEFPPYATNEIGKVTGMNRRELGHGALAERALKPVIPQDFPFTIRVTSEVLESNGSSSMASACGGSLALMDAGVPVSNAVAGVAIGLVTKCSQGKGDIEDYRLLTDILGIEDYYGDMDFKMAGTNKGITALQVDLKLPGIPIKIVVEAIQQATAAKREILQIMNQTLAKPRPNRKESGPVVETIHVPLSKRLRFVGPGAYNLKKLQAQTGVTVSQLDEETYSVFAPTPGAMHEAREFIGEICRDDRFWSDGKTVPKHDPSITSYFTAGSKKD